Proteins encoded by one window of Anopheles maculipalpis chromosome 2RL, idAnoMacuDA_375_x, whole genome shotgun sequence:
- the LOC126557498 gene encoding adipocyte plasma membrane-associated protein Hemomucin, protein MGLLYRVRVRVINCLIFFFLIVLLPGLPPKTTFPFEGFRFAKPRELKGALEPTNHLDNAERLFEGKIYGPEALLVHGKDLFTTIHGGEVIRINGEHITHIAKFGKPCELSFEEETCGRPLGLAFDTKGSNLIVGDAYYGIWSVDLTTGNKEQLVSPDTVLEGKGVNRKGKLFNSVAVARNGDIFWTDSTSDFTLQDGVFSVFANPSGRLFQYDRVTGKNKVLLDRLYFANGVALSPNDEFVLVAETMASQIRRYYLTGPKAGTDDIFIDGLPGLVDNLVADAEGIWAPLIQATDDENPSITQMLSKVPLIRKFLIRMLALAELPMRLIHQVIPNVHTQRIIHAIGHFESLIFFSPSRQTIVKISWGGRILGSLHGFDGSVGSVSHVAELGDHLYLGSPYNKFLARVPLPKMPKIEIRDVKYKPATETTATPKPTTTTTTTTPKPTTTTTTTTPKPTTTTPKPAPTTTTTPKPTTTPKPTTTTTTTPKPTTTTPKPVTTTTEKPKTTATPPKAATTTTTTPKPTEAPKASTEVPVTAKKTDKKATVESEKRAPSSKEKPVEPAPIHEKVPNDTPKPKQEKLKVIKKGGEQGEL, encoded by the exons ATGGGCCTCCTCTACAGGGTTCGTGTGCGTGTCATCAACTGTttgatctttttcttcttgattgtGTTGCTTCCCGGTTTGCCACCAAAAACAACGTTCCCGTTCGAAGGTTTTAG ATTCGCCAAGCCACGCGAGCTGAAAGGAGCGCTAGAACCAACGAACCATTTAGACAATGCGGAACGACTGTTCGAAGGAAAGATCTACGGCCCCGAAGCGTTGCTCGTGCACGGAAAGGATCTGTTCACCACGATCCATGGTGGTGAGGTGATTCGCATCAATGGTGAACACATTACCCACATTGCCAAGTTCGGAAAGCCTTGTG AATTGTCATTCGAGGAGGAAACGTGCGGCCGTCCATTGGGTCTAGCTTTCGACACGAAGGGATCGAACCTTATCGTTGGCGATGCTTACTACGGTATCTGGTCGGTTGACCTGACCACGGGTAACAAGGAGCAGCTGGTTTCGCCTGACACCGTGTTGGAGGGCAAAGGCGTAAATCGTAAAGGAAAGTTGTTCAACAGTGTAGCCGTCGCTCGGAATGGCGATATCTTCTGGACCGATTCTACCTCCGACTTTACGCTGCAGGATGGTGTGTTCAGCGTGTTTGCCAATCCTTCGGGACGTCTGTTCCAGTACGATCGCGTTACAGGGAAGAACAAAGTGTTGCTGGATCGGCTGTACTTTGCCAACGGTGTGGCATTGAGTCCGAATGATGAGTTCGTGCTGGTGGCGGAAACAATGGCATCGCAGATACGTCGTTACTATTTGACCGGTCCAAAAGCGGGCACCGATGATATCTTCATCGATGGATTGCCTGGTTTGGTGGATAATCTTGTGGCGGATGCGGAAGGTATTTGGGCACCACTGATCCAAGCCACAGACGATGAGAATCCTTCGATCACACAAATGCTTTCGAAGGTCCCGCTTATTCGCAAGTTTTTGATTCGTATGCTGGCGTTGGCCGAGCTGCCCATGCGACTAATACATCAGGTGATACCCAACGTTCACACACAGCGTATCATTCACGCGATTGGTCACTTTGAATCGCTGATATTCTTTTCACCAAGTCGTCAAACTATTGTGAAAATCAGCTGGGGTGGCCGTATCCTAGGATCTCTGCACGGGTTCGATGGTAGCGTTGGAAGTGTATCACACGTGGCGGAACTAGGAGACCATCTTTATCTGGGTTCACCTTACAACAAGTTCTTGGCACGTGTCCCCTTGCCAAAGATGCCAAAGATAGAAATTCGCGATGTGAAGTACAAACCGGCCACAGAAACAACGGCTACACCGAAACCGactactacaactacaacCACTACACCGAAACCGACTACAACAACTACAACGACTACACCGAAACCAACGACTACTACTCCGAAACCGGCACCGACAACAACGACTACACCAAAGCCTACCACGACGCCCAAGCCAACAACTACCACAACCACAACCCCGAAACCTACGACAACCACACCGAAACCAGTGACCACTACCACCGAGAAACCGAAAACCACAGCAACGCCTCCAAaggctgctactactactacaaccaCTCCAAAACCCACAGAAGCTCCGAAAGCTTCGACCGAGGTACCAGTGACAGCGAAGAAAACTGATAAAAAAGCAACCGTTGAGTCGGAAAAACGAGCTCCAAGCTCCAAGGAAAAACCGGTAGAACCGGCTCCAATTCACGAAAAAGTCCCGAACGATACTCCAAAACCGAAGCAAGAGAAATTAAAAGTGATAAAGAAGGGCGGTGAACAGGGAGAGCTATAA
- the LOC126556847 gene encoding uncharacterized protein LOC126556847 — protein sequence MDPNRSLFDEEAERIGQMQRLRPLDGHRFYTRSNSSNGTQNVLLKVLNREHSGYLATGLNKRSHQQPFQEVPEQLQFCLKSIVPYCFLSGHIFMGLTSCGQFLLSYKLSYDYDEAFANDFCSIHKYELYFWIYRPHVLLSKYFHVCLFDDHGVGEIKSVSITQWKTDSQLLIVHGGNWNEDSESYVTMVRVPKLGCLDCKQVRDAHEGDEQRQDILCIGCNMTIHMKYRGTDSGPRFNPNYNLNCPGYVIMSENSIIHTINVKLDTRRSQERAGTGGAALSSKYLGNVSPQKDVLLDECKKSMPGKSGEVVGSKSPDSSYSGVVKKCELETTKSDCQTNTSAANNTVTTITTQLNPELSIAEQIIADFAEYETDIYETKCSIRSYPDNFDELIITSPMASVTQQETTTEPSMAQVRLMNHRSNTNIELRLDGVSGASSSSATVALPGPSANAVPIAPLRKSFVTRVNLQCGGGNSPYQEGYGTGRTVNPTMNSVPMCDMPITASSSTTALAPSISRSPLRRRFDLSEPSYVPNVQIAQQQQSKLPLQQCVVNGANGANFQVASEAASFEADTDSAAKAYEFSEDNERCEKISAFRKRRLADKKYEFSEEPTSEENIEPFNRLRNQIRARVAVPGYNASHHPHASYADLISNTHHLHRASPNHGFRSPCGSPVGNRYLRSPPGIRSPSYYRHRSPSSQGGQPGCGSVVLVGGNGGAGNGGIAPSASTASAAMKHIKRNVSLDPRDYIQILSPGSNGIPAGGSSEAGGTPDIPKFFIDAVQKISAKKMANELLLLDESNNENNINGDNQLPANKRSGGNVDATCESSKSATEMPTCTKRIVKIFVEEDDANSVVTMEDDDCISPGYHASLPMEVHGSCYSKMQIISQASFNKLNCPAVVVTQNSFDMEVFSFHVANHICAQESKKYGILLDSAYELTHVCPLTETITCTTVLQFTANDIGNAKPKPCQNCSATIDCQTHRKIYQCRSLFTWCITTGEWMILDYGHLTSGPYLEVKKLASNYNYLLKKLRSFTTKLFTTSEGQNESTRTYEYLHHLRVLDSDTKKAKRRLTDLDNMIELYLRRPRRDDDYSGTDSDSYGEEDDEEEEEEEEDEEEEEEDEEEGEDMDSSSNDW from the exons ATGGATCCGAACCGATCTCTGTTCGACGAAGAAGCGGAACGGATTGGCCAAATGCAGCGATTGCGCCCATTGGACGGGCATCGGTTCTATACCCgttccaacagcagcaacggtACCCAGAATGTTCTGCTGAAGGTGTTGAACCGGGAGCATTCGGGCTACCTTGCCACAGGGCTTAACAAACGTTCACATCAGCAACCATTCCAGGAGGTGCCAGAACAGTTACAGTTCTGCCTGAAAAGCATCGTGCCGTACTGTTTTTTGAGCGG ACACATCTTCATGGGCTTGACCAGCTGTGGACAGTTTCTGCTGAGCTACAAACTGTCGTACGACTACGATGAAGCGTTTGCGAATGATTTCTGCTCCATCCACAAATATGA GCTTTACTTTTGGATTTACAGGCCTCATGTGTTGCTGAGTAAATATTTTCACGTTTGCCTTTTCGATGATCACGGGGTGGGCGAAATAAAGTCCGTATCGATAACGCAATGGAAGACGGACAGCCAGCTCCTGATCGTGCATGGTGGCAATTGGAACGAGGATTCTGAATCCTACGTAACGATGGTGCGCGTTCCAAAGCTGGGCTGCTTGGATTGTAAGCAGGTGCGGGATGCGCACGAGGGCGATGAACAGCGGCAGGACATACTGTGCATTGGGTGTAACATGACGATCCACATGAAGTACCGCGGCACCGATTCTGGACCACGGTTTAACCCGAACTATAATCTCAACTGTCCCGGATATGTGATTATGAGCGAAAACAGTATCATTCACACAATTAATGTAAAGCTGGACACGAGGCGAAGCCAGGAGAGAGCGGGCACCGGTGGAGCCGCACTGAGCTCAAAGTATTTAGGAAATGTCAGTCCGCAGAAGGATGTGTTGCTGGATGAGTGTAAAAAGTCGATGCCAGGCAAGAGTGGCGAAGTTGTTGGCTCCAAATCGCCGGACAGCAGCTACTCAGGCGTGGTCAAGAAATGCGAGCTTGAAACGACGAAAAGCGACTGTCAAACTAATACTAGTGCTGCTAATAATACTGTTACCACTATCACTACTCAGCTCAATCCGGAGCTGAGCATTGCGGAACAAATCATTGCGGATTTCGCAGAATACGAGACTGATATATACGAAACGAAGTGTTCCATTCGAAGCTATCCGGATAACTTTGACGAGCTCATCATTACCTCGCCAATGGCCTCTGTCACTCAGCAGGAAACAACCACCGAACCAAGCATGGCGCAAGTGCGACTGATGAACCATCGTAGTAACACAAATATAGAGCTAAGACTTGATGGCGTGTCCGGTGCGTCGAGCTCGTCAGCGACCGTTGCTTTGCCGGGACCGTCTGCGAATGCGGTACCGATCGCTCCATTGCGAAAGTCCTTCGTGACGCGGGTTAATCTTCAATGTGGAGGCGGAAATTCGCCGTACCAGGAAGGATACGGAACTGGACGCACAGTCAACCCGACCATGAATTCTGTACCCATGTGTGATATGCCAATTACGGCAAGTTCCTCAACCACTGCACTAGCGCCGTCAATCTCGCGGTCGCCATTGCGCCGACGGTTCGATCTGTCCGAACCGTCCTATGTTCCTAACGTTCAAATTGCTCAGCAACAACAGTCAAAACTACCCTTACAGCAGTGCGTCGTCAACGGTGCCAATGGGGCAAATTTTCAGGTCGCGTCCGAAGCAGCTAGTTTCGAGGCGGATACCGATTCGGCCGCGAAAGCGTACGAGTTTTCCGAGGATAATGAGCGGTGCGAGAAGATAAGCGCCTTTCGGAAGCGACGTCTGGCAGACAAGAAGTACGAATTCTCCGAGGAGCCCACAAGCGAAGAAAATATCGAACCGTTCAATCGGTTGCGAAACCAAATCCGGGCCCGTGTGGCCGTGCCTGGTTACAATGCGTCACACCATCCCCACGCCAGTTACGCAGATCTAATCTCAAATACCCACCATCTGCATCGAGCCTCACCGAATCATGGCTTTCGGTCACCGTGCGGTTCACCGGTTGGCAATCGCTATCTTCGGTCACCGCCTGGCATTCGCTCTCCTTCGTACTATCGACATCGTTCGCCGTCATCGCAAGGAGGCCAACCGGGTTGTGGTTCCGTCGTACTTGTTGGTGGCAATGGTGGTGCGGGTAATGGTGGAATTGCGCCCAGTGCATCCACAGCATCAGCGGCGATGAAGCACATAAAGCGAAATGTGTCGCTTGACCCGCGCGACTACATACAGATACTTTCACCGGGGAGTAATGGCATTCCAGCCGGTGGATCCAGCGAAGCAGGTGGCACTCCAGACATTCCGAAGTTTTTCATCGACGCGGTACAGAAAATTAGTGCGAAAAAGATGGCCAACGAGCTGTTACTGTTGGATGAGTCAAACAACGAAAATAACATCAATGGTGATAATCAGTTGCCGGCCAACAAACGGTCGGGTGGCAATGTAGATGCAACGTGCGAATCGTCGAAATCGGCGACTGAAATGCCAACTTGCACGAAAAGGATTGTGAAAATCTTTGTCGAAGAGGACGACGCTAATTCTGTGGTAACGATGGAGGATG ATGACTGTATCTCACCAGGGTATCATGCGTCACTGCCAATGGAAGTACATGGTTCCTGCTACTCAAAGATGCAAATCATTTCTCAGGCATCGTTCAACAAGCTCAACTGTCCGGCTGTTGTGGTAACGCAAAATTCGTTCGATATGGAAGTATTCTCGTTCCATGTAGCCAATCACATTTGTGcacaagaaagcaaaaagtaTGGAATTTTGTTAGATTCGGCGTACGAACTGACGCAC GTATGTCCACTAACGGAAACGATTACCTGCACGACGGTGCTACAGTTTACGGCCAACGATATTGGCAacgcaaaaccaaaaccatgcCAGAACTGTTCCGCCACGATCGACTGCCAAACGCATCGAAAGATCTACCAGTGTCGGTCCCTGTTCACTTGGTGCATTACAACAGGGGAATGGATGATACTGGACTACGGGCATCTAACGTCCGGGCCGTACTTGGAAGTGAAGAAGCTAGCCTCCAACTATAACTACTTGCTGAAGAAGTTGCGCTCGTTCACGACCAAACTGTTCACTACCAGTGAGGGACAAAATGAGTCAACACGAACCTACGAATATCTGCACCATCTGCGGGTACTTGATTCAGATACAAAGAAAGCCAAACGTCGGCTGACCGATCTCGATAATATGATTGAGCTGTATCTAAGGCGTCCGCGACGGGATGACGATTACAGCGGAACTGATTCCGATAGTTATGGCGAAGaggatgatgaagaagaagaagaagaggaagaagatgaggaggaggaggaggaagatgaagaagaaggagaagatatGGACAGTTCCTCTAATGATTGGTAG
- the LOC126556917 gene encoding uncharacterized protein LOC126556917, protein MAELCNLLTCRLCLQKQFQLLPMFPANEPVNDELLRKIYECAAVRISYEYDQSSVICIKCIVDVEQFYAFKQRCIESDSLFQKIRLGCNDRGGLDESEFENAPLAEVDFIEPITNLEQYDGPRTIDSFIGGLSKLLHVGYNYRVVRVNDECDVLVYRNHRFYQPTKATESSQWICVASGSNGCPARLTISSKTGFPLALFTKRIRHNHSEALVQMIDSAEACQEEVVQVLPKYALVLCADRRLRLLTEGYRYRLRKALYRTGQSFWGCVRSDCTAHVTLSYDDIRTCAIGDQPHSHEAEGSDFLPSSNPSTELMAQQEPKRGKTGLNYYIADELLVYSGNYYKALNETEDNSTTSVWKCTVKDCAAKVQLHVKYATMINGNHNHVKQITKSKNQLVKRTVQQGVNYRLIVEEHGFIRLLYRKQKYTYRKILPGGTAEWACIWKGLGCKAQLRLLPDEQLVYSCTESTIKHVHRVGNVLETHFPPRQATQRSPACETNLWTTSTYELLWNQNSKPIIRRQLDRYYARTAFPHGTIEWHCVRGINTLCKATVTIDKYGAIIAEHSVHDHDRMRQNGITVRQLGQNPSTRDIFTSPGPVSLLAGGFNYRRMHDEHLNIDIIVHVAHKYLSDGPESNGYHCIMRDEPQACPGKIILTNYALCAEILAAHNHLARTVPKIPEPDRTAQVVIEGPNYELIYSMTGRNCLLLHEGHVFRMYKLLEPSQTSRWRCIHAEVGCKAFLSVPLTLTKPATIDTHPHDHSRVRSSDGTTGLVKVKQEIIEETDELGAKTERTKPEQSPRLRPRVIPKREPNTEDVKRSLALINPSTSDTTNPLSLFQDIRGTLIKEEMKREMMIKPDPDAMTCFLNGHLYVRQFEELETLDSPEWICAFQWTLNCNARLSDLSVHAHERFASVRTNDRFNMLKTLISRGLIGQRGAITQMPERQKVSEYELLPSNGNLSLIIDENRYYFYKAKNNGEWLWRCVRYRWQGCKIGVAVSHCFGKYYYQPYGNTDHVHSS, encoded by the exons ATGGCCGAGTTATG CAATCTATTGACATGCCGGCTGTGCTTGCAGAAACAGTTTCAGCTATTACCAATGTTCCCCGCCAACGAACCGGTCAACGATGAGCTGCTGCGGAAGATCTACGAATGTGCTGCGGTACGAATATCGTACGAGTACGATCAAAGTTCCGTCATCTGCATCAAGTGTATCGTGGATGTGGAACAGTTCTACGCCTTCAAGCAACGGTGCATCGAAAGTGATTCTTTGTTTCAGAAAATACGTCTCGGCTGTAATGATCGGGGAGGACTGGACGAGAGTGAGTTTGAAAATGCCCCATTAGCGGAAGTTGATTTTATAGAACCAATCACTAATCTGGAGCAGTACGATGGACCGAGGACTATAGACAGTTTCATTGGAGGACTCTCCAAGCTGCTGCACGTCGGTTATAATTACCGCGTCGTACGAGTGAATGACGAATGCGATGTGCTGGTGTACCGTAACCATCGGTTTTATCAACCTACCAAAGCAACCGAATCGAGCCAATGGATTTGTGTTGCAAGCGGTTCCAACGGCTGTCCGGCTCGGTTAACCATCTCTTCTAAAACTGGCTTCCCGTTAGCGCTGTTCACCAAACGCATCCGACACAACCATTCCGAAGCGTTGGTGCAAATGATAGATTCAGCGGAAGCTTGCCAAGAGGAAGTCGTGCAAGTACTGCCAAAGTATGCTCTTGTCCTATGCGCTGATCGACGGTTGCGTTTGCTAACCGAAGGGTACCGTTATCGTTTGCGGAAGGCATTATATCGCACCGGACAAAGCTTCTGGGGCTGTGTGCGGTCCGACTGCACAGCTCACGTTACGCTATCGTATGACGACATCCGGACGTGTGCGATCGGCGACCAACCACATAGTCATGAAGCGGAAGGAAGTGACTTTTTGCCTTCTTCGAATCCAAGCACTGAGCTCATGGCCCAACAGGAACCAAAGCGTGGAAAAACTGGTCTTAACTATTACATAGCCGACGAGTTATTAGTGTATAGTGGGAACTATTACAAGGCACTTAACGAGACAGAAGACAACTCCACCACCAGTGTGTGGAAATGTACGGTTAAGGATTGTGCCGCAAAGGTGCAGTTGCATGTAAAGTACGCCACAATGATCAACGGCAACCATAATCACGTTAAACAAATAACTAAAAGCAAGAACCAGTTGGTAAAGCGCACGGTACAGCAGGGCGTTAATTATCGTTTGATCGTAGAAGAGCACGGATTTATCAGATTGTTGTATCGGAAGCAAAAGTACACCTATCGTAAGATACTTCCAGGTGGCACCGCGGAATGGGCCTGCATTTGGAAAGGTTTGGGTTGTAAGGCACAGCTTCGATTGCTGCCCGACGAACAGCTTGTCTATAGCTGCACCGAGAGCACCATCAAGCACGTGCATCGTGTAGGGAATGTACttgaaacacattttcctCCCAGACAAGCAACGCAACGCTCTCCTGCCTGCGAGACAAACCTTTGGACTACTTCGACCTACGAGCTTTTGTGgaaccaaaacagcaaaccgatcatTCGCCGGCAGCTTGATCGATACTATGCCCGGACAGCATTCCCACACGGAACAATCGAATGGCATTGTGTTCGTGGCATTAACACACTATGCAAAGCGACCGTTACGATCGACAAGTACGGTGCGATCATTGCCGAACACTCAGTACACGATCACGATAGAATGCGCCAGAATGGCATAACAGTACGTCAGCTTGGGCAAAACCCTTCGACGCGCGATATCTTTACCAGTCCTGGGCCTGTAAGCTTACTGGCCGGTGGTTTCAACTATCGGCGAATGCACGACGAACACTTGAATATTGACATTATTGTACACGTCGCTCACAAGTACTTATCTGACGGTCCAGAGTCGAACGGGTACCATTGTATTATGCGTGACGAACCGCAAGCCTGCCCGGGGAAAATCATACTCACCAACTATGCTCTCTGTGCCGAGATATTGGCGGCACATAATCATCTCGCTCGCACGGTGCCGAAGATTCCCGAGCCGGATCGTACCGCGCAGGTAGTCATAGAAGGTCCCAACTACGAACTGATATACTCGATGACCGGCCGCAACTGTTTGTTGCTACACGAAGGGCACGTGTTCCGCATGTACAAGCTGCTGGAACCGTCGCAAACATCTCGATGGCGCTGTATCCACGCCGAGGTCGGCTGTAAAGCGTTCCTGAGCGTGCCGTTAACGCTCACAAAGCCCGCCACCATTGATACGCATCCGCACGATCATTCGAGGGTAAGGTCCAGTGACGGTACGACCGGCCTCGTGAAGGTGaagcaagaaattatcgaagAAACCGACGAACTAGGAGCGAAAACAGAGCGTACGAAGCCGGAGCAATCGCCTCGTCTACGACCACGCGTTATCCCAAAGCGAGAACCGAACACAGAGGATGTAAAACGGTCGCTAGCATTAATCAATCCGTCAACCTCGGACACCACCAATCCGTTGAGCTTGTTTCAGGACATACGCGGCACACTGATTAAGGAGGAGATGAAGCGTGAAATGATGATTAAGCCCGATCCCGATGCGATGACCTGCTTTCTCAACGGTCATCTTTATGTGCGCCAGTTTGAGGAGCTCGAAACGCTCGATTCTCCCGAATGGATATGTGCTTTCCAGTGGACGCTCAATTGTAACGCCCGGTTAAGCGATCTTTCCGTGCACGCGCACGAACGTTTCGCATCCGTGCGGACGAACGATCGGTTTAACATGCTTAAAACACTGATCTCACGTGGTTTGATTGGTCAGCGGGGCGCGATAACGCAGATGCCCGAACGGCAGAAAGTGTCTGAGTACGAGCTACTGCCTAGCAATGGCAATCTGTCGTTAATTATCGATGAAAATCGGTATTACTTTTACAAAGCGAAGAACAACGGGGAATGGCTGTGGCGTTGCGTACGGTACCGCTGGCAGGGGTGTAAGATTGGTGTGGCCGTTTCGCATTGCTTCGGGAAGTATTACTACCAACCGTACGGCAACACGGATCACGTACATTCCTCGTAA
- the LOC126558118 gene encoding RNA-binding protein NOB1, translating into MPKFQHLVVDTAAFVKNEQLQNYAENCYTVPGVLAEIRNNRQIKNLAVLPYNLQVKSADPDVLAKVVAIAKKTGDYASLSLVDLQVIALTYELETIHVGRDHLRDEPMPAITVTADTKPAVLQGTELMKGFYVPSKKGEDENESPQSEDDASESLNDHNEAQEHEPHSQSDSKTGTNEQKKATHESASEEEDFADEICEEEEEDLENEDDDDDGDEDDDSWITPSNIKQVKRDMGMDLHEEASTTVACITTDYALQNVLKQIGLQVAALDGRIIKQVRTYILRCYACFKTTPDATKVFCPKCGNKTLKKVAVSLDAEGKQIIHINTRRPLTAKYKNRPIAKFEGGKYATNPLLFADQPLPQQRVSAKAQSKTNALGDDYTAGYSPFVMRDVDSRSAVLRGSSNLKQRITNLTYDNKRRGYKK; encoded by the exons ATGCCGAAATTTCAACATTTAGTCGTAGATACTGCAGCGTTCGTTAAGAATGAACAACTGCAA AACTACGCCGAAAACTGCTACACCGTACCTGGTGTTCTGGCTGAAATCCGTAACAATCGACAGATCAAGAATTTGGCGGTGCTTCCATACAATCTGCAAGTGAAGAGTGCGGACCCAGATGTGCTTGCAAAGGTGGTGGCGATAGCAAAGAAAACGGGTGACTATGCTTCACTGTCGCTAGTCGATTTGCAGGTTATCGCGCTAACGTACGAACTGGAAACAATTCACGTGGGTCGTGATCATTTGCGCGATGAACCAATGCCAGCTATCACGGTGACTGCCGATACAAAGCCAGCTGTCCTACAGGGCACGGAGTTGATGAAAGGATTTTATGTACCGTCGAAAAAGGGTGAAGATGAGAACGAATCGCCACAGAGCGAAGATGATGCTTCTGAGTCCTTAAACGACCATAACGAAGCTCAAGAACACGAGCCACATTCCCAGTCAGATTCGAAAACCGGTACAAATGAGCAGAAGAAAGCTACGCATGAATCAGCAAGCGAAGAGGAAGATTTCGCTGACGAAATATgtgaggaagaggaggaagatttggaaaatgaagacgacgatgacgatggtgatgaGGACGATGATAGCTGGATAACACCCAGCAACATCAAACAGGTGAAGCGCGACATGGGAATGGATCTGCACGAAGAAGCATCGACCACCGTAGCATGCATCACGACCGATTATGCGTTACAGAATGTATTGAAGCAGATCGGGCTGCAGGTTGCCGCACTGGATGGCCGCATTATCAAGCAGGTCCGCACGTACATATTGCGATGTTACGCCTGCTTCAAAACAACGCCGGACGCAACGAAAGTGTTCTGCCCGAAGTGTGGTAACAAGACGCTGAAGAAAGTGGCCGTCAGCTTGGACGCAGAAGGCAAACAGATTATTCACATCAACACCCGGCGACCGCTGACGGCCAAGTACAAAAATCGACCGATTGCTAAGTTTGAAGGTGGCAAGTATGCTACCAATCCCCTTCTGTTTGCCGATCAACCGTTGCCACAGCAGCGCGTGTCGGCAAAGGCTCAATCGAAAACCAATGCCCTCGGGGATGATTATACGGCCGGGTATTCGCCGTTCGTGATGCGAGATGTTGATTCACGTTCCGCTGTATTGCGTGGATCGTCGAATTTGAAGCAGCGTATCACCAACCTCACGTACGACAACAAACGCCGTGGATATAAGAAGTAG
- the LOC126558787 gene encoding mediator of RNA polymerase II transcription subunit 4, producing the protein MSSYHLSTRERLLAIINDIEIVAKELIENTIAPKAQKMSSADHAQLVELLVLKDKELKSTLQLAAEQAGIEKNMDSLREQVRKQDEEINQLQKQLKEAEQILATSIFQARQKLASIAKANKRPVSSEELIKFAHRISASHAICAPLTWQQGDLRRPYPTDIEMRLGFLGKSDLNINGHNLQHPNSLNEMHRNTAVSGATGGGAGAGAGGEIPASAQNQFAWHPSGELHMSMGAGGGSVSLDTRAHKDASQDDVEVMSTESSSSSSSDSQ; encoded by the exons ATGTCCTCGTATCATCTCAGTACACGAGAACGGCTTCTCGCCATCATAAACGACATTGAAATCGTTGCCAA GGAGCTGATCGAGAACACAATTGCTCCGAAGGCACAGAAAATGTCCAGTGCCGACCATGCTCAACTCGTGGAGCTGCTCGTCTTAAAAGATAAGGAACTAAAATCGACCCTTCAGCTTGCTGCCGAACAGGCAGGCATTGAGAAGAACATGGACTCATTACGGGAGCAGGTGCGGAAACAGGACGAGGAGATTAACCAGCTGCAAAAGCAGCTGAAGGAAGCAGAACAAATTCTTGCAACGTCAATTTTCCAAGCCCGACAAAAGCTGGCCAGCATTGCGAAGGCTAACAAAAGGCCAGTTTCGTCGGAAGAGCTCATCAAGTTTGCCCACCGCATCAGTGCGTCACACGCCATATGTGCACCGCTTACCTGGCAGCAGGGCGATCTTCGTCGACCGTACCCTACCGACATTGAGATGCGGCTCGGATTTTTGGGCAAGTCGGATCTCAACATCAATGGACACAATCTGCAGCATCCAAACAGTTTGAACGAAATGCACCGAAATACCGCTGTTTCGGGTGCGACCGGTGGTGGAGCTGGTGCTGGAGCCGGCGGTGAGATTCCGGCCTCCGCACAGAATCAATTTGCCTGGCATCCGTCCGGAGAATTGCACATGTCGATGGGCGCTGGTGGAGGATCAGTTTCGTTGGACACCCGAGCGCACAAGGATGCTTCCCAAGATGATGTGGAAGTCATGTCCACGGAAAGTTCCAGCTCTAGCTCTAGCGATTCACAGTGA